The window TGGTTTTACCCGGGATATCGAACGCTTTTGCCAGCATCACGAAGTCTGGGTTGTCATCAAGAATGGTTTCGCTGTGGCGGCCGTCAAAGAACAATGACTGCCATTGGCGAACCATGCCAAGACGTTGGTTGTTAAGAAGGACAATCTTTACTGGAATCTGACGACGCTTCAGCGTACCCAATTCCTGCACGTTCATCATAAATGAACCGTCACCTGTAATAAGGATAGACTGATCATCAGGACGTGCGACAGCTGCACCCATAGCAGCTGGCAAGCCGAATCCCATTGTGCCAAGACCAGCAGAGGTGATGAAGTTTTGTGGATCACGCGGCTGGATGTGTTGCGCTGCCCACATCTGATGCTGGCCGACGTCAGTCGACACAATTGAGCTATCCGGCATCATGTCAGACAGCTGTTTAAGCAATAGCGGTGCGTAGATCAATTCGCCTGGATGGTCGTAACGCCATTTAAATCCGCTACGCAGGCTCTCACTGTGATGTACCCAAGGGGTGATGTCTTGAGTCAGCTCTAATTGAGGAAGAATCTTGCTGATTTCGCCACGCAGTGGTGCATTGGCGTGGCGAAGCTTATGGATTTCAGCCGCATCGATGTCGATATGGATTACTTTCGCATGCGGTGCAAACGTGTCGAGCTTGCCTGTCACGCGGTCATCAAAACGTGCTCCAACTACAATCAAAAGGTCACATTCTTGAACCACTAGGTTTGCGGCTTTGGTGCCATGCATGCCCAGCATGCCTAAGTAGTGCGGGTCGTGGCGTTCAATGGTGCCCAAACCTTTTAGTGTGCTTACTGCAGGCATTGGGTTTAAACGTAGGAATTCGCGTACTGAGTCTGTCGCTTTGGCAATTTGCACGCCACCGCCGACGTATAAAACTGGTCGAGTTGAAGCGGCTAGTACTTCTTGAGCGCGCTTGATATCAGCATCAGTGACTAAAGGTGCAGCTGGTGGAACAAAAGGAGGCAGCAGTTCGGTTGGCGCTTGAGCAAGCTGAACGTCTTTGGCGATATCAACAATCACCGGGCCAGGTCGACCTGCTTTTGCTACTTCGAACGCTTCGGCTAGCGTTGGGGCAAGGTCTTCGATCTCAGTCACTAGATAACTGTGTTTGGTACAGGCTAGAGACATTCCGATCACATCCATTTCTTGGAACGCGTCGGTACCGATATGAGAGCTAGCAACCTGACCTGTGATGGCCACTAGAGGAACGGAATCGAGGAAGGCGTCGGCAAGGCCTGTAACAAGGTTGGTGGCGCCTGGGCCGGAAGTGGCCATACAAACTGCAACATCTTGCGTTGCGCGGGCCATCCCGATGGCGGCCATTGCAGCCCCTTGTTCATGACGGCATAAGATGTGCTCGACACCTCCGTCATACAACGCATCGTAGATTGGCATGATGGCTCCACCAGGATACCCAAACACCGTTTCGATGCCTTGTTGTCTTAAAGCGGCTACGACTAGTTCTGCACCGGTCATCGTAAACCTCCTTTGCTACGTTGTGGCTCGTAGCTATCGCCATGTGTTTTGCACTTCATGTGCACTCCCATTCTTCCCGTTAAGCTGTCTAAGGGTTAGACAGATGACAACTTGTAGTTGTAAAAAAACCCCCGGACTTCTCAGTGCGGGGGTTTTTTGTAATTTGTGGTTACCTTTCGCCCACAATACCCCGCGCGGTGTCAATAATGACCACGATAATCAGGGCTAGCAGTGAGTTGATGTGAGCGAATAAGTTCATCTGTCTGTCGTTCTGTTTTCGTTAATAAGTCTTGTGTAATTTTCTACGAAAATGTTTGCGTCACTAGTGTTAACACACAAATCTGCTGCATGACAAGCAAAAAGTCATTCTTTTTTCACATTAAGTACCCATCTGTACAGGCTATATAACATATCCATATAAAAAACATTTGGTTAGATAACGTACAATAATTTGAGGGAATTATGGGGCTGGCAATCATTCATAGTCGAGCAAGTGTGGGTGTGCAAGCGCCATCGGTAAGCGTGGAAGTCCACATCAGTAATGGGATGCCGGGCTTTACCTTGGTGGGGTTACCTGAGACCACAGTAAAAGAATCCAAAGATCGCGTACGAAGTGCGATCGTCAATTCTAACTTTCAGTTTCCTGCAAAACGAATCACGGTCAATTTGGCACCGGCGGATTTGCCCAAAGAAGGCGGGCGCTTCGATCTGCCGATTGCATTGGGAATTTTAGCGGCTTCAGAGCAAATCGCGACAGATAAGCTCAAAAACTACGAATTTGTTGGTGAATTAGCTCTTTCTGGTGGATTGAGAACGGTAAAAGGCGTGCTGCCAGCTGCGTTGGCTGCGAACAAAAAACAGCGCCATTTAGTGGTGCCTCATGCTAATGGCGATCAGGCGGCACTTGTCGGCAAAGAGCAGCACAAATCTGCCCAATCACTATTGGAAGTTTGTGCTGAGCTGTGTGGCCAACATCAACTGAACTTGTATCAAACGCCCAAGAAAAAAGAGCTCAAAGCACACGGTCGTGACTTGCAGGATATCATTGGTCAGCAGCAAGGAAAGCGCGCTTTAGAAATTGCGGCTGCTGGCAATCACAACCTGCTTTTCCTTGGCCCTCCAGGCACTGGCAAAACCATGTTGGCCTCTCGATTATGCGATTTGTTACCTGAGATGAGTGATGAAGAGGCGATGGAAACGGCTTCTGTGGCGTCACTGACTCAAAGTGAAATCAATGAACACAACTGGAAGACGCGGCCGTTTCGTGCCCCGCATCATTCCAGCTCCATGGCGGCTTTAGTTGGTGGTGGATCTGTGCCGAGACCGGGCGAAATATCTCTAGCTCACAACGGGTTATTGTTTTTGGACGAGATGCCGGAGTTTGATCGTAAGGTGCTCGACTCTTTACGTGAGCCATTGGAGTCTGGTGAAATTATTATATCTCGGGCGCAAGGTAAGACGCGTTTTCCTGCTCGGTTCCAAATTGTCGGGGCGCTTAACCCGAGTCCGACAGGGTATTACGAAGGCAACCAAGCTAGAACGAATCCGCAAGCCATCCTGCGTTACCTTGGCCGATTATCAGGCCCACTTCTTGATCGCTTTGATATGTCATTAGAAATTCCTGCATTGCCGAAAGGAACTCTCTCTGAAGGCGGCGATAGAGGGGAACCAACGGCTATCGTCAAAGAGCGGGTGAATCAAGCACGTGACTGTATGCTGGCTCGCAGTGGTAAGGTGAATGCATTATTGGGCAGTCGTGAAATTGAAGCCTTCTGCCCGCTGCAAAAAAGTGATGCGGAGTTTTTGGAAAATGCGCTGCATCGCCTTGGGTTGTCGATTCGTGCTTATCACCGCATCATCAAAGTTGCGCGTACTATTGCCGATCTGGAGGGCTCACCGCAAATTGAGCGAACACATCTTGCAGAAGCTTTGGGCTATCGAGCAATGGATAGGTTACTTAAACAGTTAACCGCGCAAGCCGTTTAAACCCGAACGTTTAGCCTTGCTTGCGAGCGTGCTTGTCGTGATACAGTGCTTTATCAGCGTCTTCTAGACACTGCTCTAGATTGTCATTGCAGGCCATCAGGCCAAAGCTAAACGAAATACCATGGAGGTGAATGTCGCTTTCCACGGCTTGGCGGATTTGCAATAAGGTTTCTCTTGCATCAGATACCTGAATGCAATCGAACACAATCACAAATTCATCGCCACCAACGCGATAGAGCGTGCCACTTTCTCCCAGCTGTTGCATGGTCAGTGTGGCGAAGTCTACTAGGACTTTGTCACCAATCGCGTGCCCATAGGTGTCATTGACCTGTTTGAATTTATCCAGATCAAGGTACGCCACGAGGCAACAATCACAGCCTTTTTGTACCGCAGACATCAAGGCTTTTTTGTTCATGGCACCAGTGAGGTGATCAAAATGAAGGCTTTGTTTGAGGCGGTTTTGCTCCTCAATGCGGGCTGTAATATCCCATGCCATTAGTACAATGTGGCGGACACCATTCACATCAGTAAGGTAGCGCATGGACTCAAAATGGTGATTCTGAAAGGTTTCGATATCGACACGCATAGGTGCGTTACCGTCGAGCAATGCCTGATCGTTGCGCTTACATTGCATCAGCAAGTCACACAAATCATTATTTTGGCAGTTTGCGATCATAGTATCTATGCTGACGCCGAGAATGTCTTCTTCGAAGAAAGCGCGATAGCGTTGGTTGAGAGCGACATGCTTGCCATTTTCCTTACGCACAGCGATAAACCCAGGGAAGTTCTGAGAAAGAACACTCATTAAGCTTTGCTCTGAAGCGTAGTTCGGATCAATGTGCACAAATCACTCTCTTAAATAGTTAACGGGTCGAACATTATCCATATGAAAATAAGTTTGGCTATTGTTTGAGCTATGAATTGTTTTTATTGTGACGTTCAGGGCATTTTATAGTCAAGGGGGAGAGTCCCCCGTGCTTAGAAGCTGTAGCTTAAACCAGTTGATAGCAGAAATTCTTTTTCATCGTAGAAGGTGATGTTTGAACTGGTACTGCTGTAACCTGCGAGTGAGATGAATGACCAGTTTTGCCAGTCAAAGACATTTTTGTACTCGTATGCGGTGAAAAAACTCAGAGTGCCATCATTGCGAGTTTTGCCAAATGTCGTGCTGGCTGCGTCAAAGTCTTTAGCGGCATAGCCTGCTGTGAGTGCGATGCGGTGTCGCTGGATAAACTTGAACCAGCTAAGGTCGAGCCCATACGAGTTATAGGATTCAGCATCACCATCCGCATCATGGTGGATGTAGGTAAATGCTGGCTGCAGCATTGACGTGCGACTCAGTGGAATACGGTAGTCACCTTTGATGTGGTAGATCTTTGCATCACGCAGTAGTGATGAATCCGTCACGGTATCTTTCTCTACGTCTTTATCTGCGTAAGCCAAATCAAGATTAAAGTTGTTGTCTAAGAAGCAGTTGATTTGGAAACGAAACGCATTGCCGCCTTCATCGGTGGTTTTTCTCGATTGCCCAGTTAGGTATGGGTCTTGCCATGTTTCTCCTTTCAGGATGGTTGGTAGATAGGAAAAATCGAGTACAGTGCCTGAAGCGAGTTGGTACTTGTAACCGAGCTGGAAGGCGAGGGTACCGATCGCGATATCGGAGCGTGTGGTACCGGCATACACTTGGTGATTGAGCTTGTTGCCAAAGGTATATGCTGCGCTGCCTAGGGGCGCAACGATAAAAGATTCATCACTTTCGGCACGTTGATTTAGTGATGGAATGGTACTATCTCCATCTGTGTTGAAGTTGGACTCTGATGAGAAGAAGCCTGCGTTTAACGAAATTTCACCGCTAAAACCTGCGGTTTCTTCAAGTTGAGCTTGTGCTGAACTGACGATAAAAGCCAAAGGCAGTATGGCTAGCCTTGGATTCATTCGCTTTCTCCTTGTTTGTCGAATGAAAGTGGTAATTAGAGTGGAGCGTTGGTCTGGTTTTACAGTGAAACAAATCTGACCATGCTTACAAATATTCCAATGTGACAACGGATTCGTATAATTACACGCTGTTTTATTATTCACGCGATATAGTTACTGATTGATTCCCATGCTGACCTATTTGTTACTCATTTTTAACGCTTCCTTTGTGATTATAAACTCTGCGGTTTGTTCCATCGCAATTTGTATCATCGCAATTTTTAAGTTGTTGCTTCCAACAGCTAAGCTCAAAGCGAAAGGTACCGAGGCTGCCAACAAAATGATGTGGGTTTGGGCCACGGTCAACGCTGGTATTCTTGCCTTGTTCAACCGCGTTGAGTGGGATATTCAAGGTGGCGAAAATCTCAAGAAGGACGGTTGGTATCTGCTGATCAGTAACCATCTTAGTTGGACTGATATTGTTGTACTGTGTTGTGTATTTAAAGATCGCATTCCAATGCCAAAATTTTTCTTAAAACAGCAATTATTGTATGTGCCTTTTATTGGTATGGCTTGCTGGGCGCTGGATATGCCATTTATGCGTCGCTATTCTCGAGAGTATTTGATTCGCAACCCACACAAGCGCGGCCAGGATTTGCAAACTACGCGCCGTTCTTGTGCAAAATTCAAACACACGCCAACTACGGTAGTAAATTACGTTGAAGGCACTCGTTTCACCGAGGAAAAGCAACGCAAGAGTCGTGCGGGTTATCAACATTTACTGCAGCCAAAATCAGGTGGTATTGCTTACACATTAGCGGCCATGGGCGATCAGTTTGAAAACATCATTGATGTGACCTTAGCGTACCCAGAAAACACCAATAAGCCATTTAAAGACATGATGATGGGACGTATGACGAAGATTGTCGTGCGCGTAAATGTTTTACCAGTCGATGAACGCGTGTTGGGTGATTACTTCAATGACAAGCCATACAAGCGCCAATTCCAACAATGGCTGGGTGATGTGTGGCAAGAGAAAGATCAGTTACTGCAAGATATTCATAAGTAACCAGACCTAAAGGATATACCCAAGTGACTTCAAAATGCAGGATTCAGAGCGTTGTTATTGATTCGAGGTCAAGGAAAACGACGCCGCGTAATAGCCAGCTCTTTCCAAGTTGTTTGACGCAGAGATCGGGGCAATGACACGCTCCCGAAGGGCGAGCTGTCTTGGCTTGTATACTTTGTTGTCGATTCTTGATTTAGAGTGACTAGATCTTTAAATCGCCGCCGCGTCTACAAACCAAGTCATTCTCGCTGAACCTAGCATCTCGAGGTTACTTGGGTATAACAAATTAAAAAGGGGAGCAAGATGCTCCCCTTTTGTTTGATGTTCGACTCGAGTTACTTAAGCGTCAGTAGGTAATCAACCAAGGCAAAGTATTCCTCAGTGGATTTAATACCTTGTGCTTGAACTAGGTACTTGTTGTTGACGATAACAGCAGGAACGCCAGTTAGACCACTATTTTCAAATTGCTTGTCCATACGACGAACCATTGAATCAACCGCAAAACCTTTGAATGCTGCATCGAATTTCTTCGCGTCTACGCCTTCATCAAGGAAGATTTGACGAAGCTCTGCGTCATCACGGGGTGCTTTACGCATGTTGTGAATGCGGTTAAACATTACTGGCACCATCTTATCCTCAACTTTAAGTGCAACCATAGTCGCGTAGGCTTTGCTCATTGAAGGGCCCATATTGCCGCCCATGAAAGAAACGTGGTTCTTTTGTAGCTTCGCGCCTTCAGGTAGCTGCTTCTTAAGTTGCTGGATGATTGGTTCAAACGTATTACAGTGTGGACAGTAGAAAGAGAAGAACTCAGTCACTACAGGCTTTTTCGACGCCTCTAAATCCAATACTTTGTAGTGCTCACCTTCTTTGAATTGCGCTGCATGTGCCGACAGGCTGAGCATCAGCATAGAAAACAGTGCGAACAGTTTTTTCATTTAATAATCTCCATTTCGAATTGTTCGGCCTGACTTACCATTGAGGCATTAAAGACAGTGGTGCTTCTTCTAAGCTGGCAATCTGCTCTTTAAATGCAAGGACCTGACCTTCCCAGTATTTTGGCTCATTGAACCATGGAAAAGCGAGCGGAAATGCCGGGTCATGCCAACGTTTTGCTAGCCATGCCATATAGTGCACCATTCGTAGACCGCGAAGAGGCTCGATTAGTTTCAATTCTGCCGAGTTAAAATCGCAAAACTCTTGGTAACCTTCTAAGACAATATCTAATTGCATCAGTTTGTCTTGGCGTTCGCCGTTGAGCAGCATCCATAAATCTTGGACCGCTGGGCCATTACGTGAGTCATCCAAATCGACAAACATTGGGCCATCACGCCATAAGATGTTACCTGGATGGCAATCGCCATGCAGCCGAATGGCGTTGAAGCCTTCTTGCCAGTAGTTTTCAATCGACTTGATCAGCATATCCAAGTCATTGAAGAAGCTGTTCTCCAAATGCATCGGAATCATGTTGGCATTTTGCAGAATTTCTCTCGGTTGGTAGAGGTATTCTTGTAAGCCAATGGTTGGTCTATGTTGGAAGGCTTTTCGGCTACCAACTTTATGGATGCGGCCGAGGAAACGACCTACACCTTCGAGCTGATCTAAGTTGTCGACTTCGTATTGACGACCGCCGACACTTTCAAACAAAGCAAAGCCATAACCTTGATAATGATGCAGTGTTTCACCGTTGATAAGTACAGGTGGTACGACAGGGATTTCGTTGTCGATCAGTTCAAGGGTGAAGTCGTGTTCTTCTTGAATCTGCTCATTGCTCCAGCGTTCTGGACGGTAGAACTTCACTACGTAGCGCTGGCGTTCTTCGTCAGTAAACTGGTAAACGCGGTTTTCATAGCTGTTGAGAGCAAGAAAGCCTGATTCTGCTCGAATGCCGATGCTCTCTAGCGCATACCACATAAAGTCGGGCGTGAGGGCATCAAAGTTGAAAGTACCTTGGGACATATAAATAAAAAGGCTCATTGCTGAGCCTTTTTCCATTAGTCATCGAAGTTATAGCTTCTTTATAAATCGGCTTTCTACTTCGATAGTGAATTCGTTGCTCTGATCGGTGAGTATAAACTGAATTGTCGTGATCGCAGAGTCTAGCTTGTCAGGATCTGCGCCGAGGCTCATTGGTAAGTTCAATACTTCACCCGGTTCAACTTGAATGGTTTGTTTGCCATACCAGCTGACATCACTTAGTCCTTCTACATTCAAATCGTATTCTTGAACTTGTTGAGTTTTGTTGATGACTTTCAGCGTGTAGGTGTTTTCCACTTCGCCAGAGCTGTTCACTCGGAATAATTGGTTACGGTCACGCAGTACGCTCATGCCTGCAGGATCAACCGATGCGACTTGGAGGAAGAACAAACCAATCATCACTAGTAGTACCGCACCATAGCCAAGCAGTTTTGGACGCATGACCTTGGTACTCTTACCTGAGAGACGATGCTCTGTGGTGTAATTGATCAGACCTTTCTCGTAACCCATGCGTTCCATGGTGTTGTCACACGCATCAATACATGCACCACAGTTGATACACTCATACTGCAAACCATCACGGATATCGATACCAGTTGGGCATACCTGAACACACAAATCACAGTCGATACAGTCGCCCAAACCAAGTTGTTTTGGATCGGCTTTGCGTGAGCGAGGGCCGCGTTTTTCACCACGTTTGGAATCGTAGCCCACGATAAAGGTGTCTTTATCGAACATCGCCGATTGGAAGCGCGCGTAAGGACACATGTGAATACACATAATAGAACGCATCCACCCAGCGTTGCCGTAAGTACAAATGGCAAAGAACATCACCCAAAATACTGGCCAGAAGTTAGCATTAAAGGTGAAAAAGTCGATAACCAGTTGCTTCATTGGCACAAAGTAACCGACAAAGGTAAAGCCAGTTGCGAGGGCTATCGAAAACCACGCTATGTGTTTGAGGGCTTTACGCATCGCTAAGTTAGCGGTTAGCTTGTTGGAATCCTGTTTACGACGCTTATTGGCACTGCCTTCTAGTTTTTCCTCAAACCATATATACATAAAGGTCCACACGGTTTGCGGACACAGATAGCCACACCAAACCCGGCCTAAGAAGGTAGTGATGAAGAACAGTCCAAACGCGGCTATCACAAATAGCAGAGCGAGTAGGGTGAGGTCTTGTGGGTACAGCGTGGTGCCGAAAAAGTTGAACTGCTGGTTACCGATGTCCAGCAAAATGGCTTGGCGCTCGCCGTACGGAATCCAAGGAATCAGGGCAAAAAACAGCAACAAAAACCAACCGCCATAGCGACGCAGTTTTTGGAACGTACCTTTGCTTTCGCGAACATAGATTCGATTGCTTGGGTTGAAACGATCCCTGTTGCCTTTGTGGGTCTTGGGGTTAAAGGTCTTTGGAGTCACATCTTTGATATCAATCTTATCCTGACTCATGCACTCATCCTTCTTTAGGCTTTCTTATAATGTACGGCGGCACTTCTAATGATGTCGCTCGAAGACATTGCTGTTTGGTCCAAACCATGACACATGGTTGAACATAATTATTTTAGTAAATACTGATGAACGGCGATTATACAATCAATAACAATTCCGTTTCTTTAACGCAGTCAATGTTTAACAACAAAAGCCAGTACAGTTAACCAGATAAATGACTGAACAGTTATAACTGCCGTTTGAACTGTTTGATTTAGTTATAAAAAAAGCGACTCAAATGAGTCGCTTATCAATGCTAGGTGTTGAGCTGTTTACTTGATGATACCGCGCGCGCGTAGAATCGCGGTCTTAAAGTCGTCTTCTTGATCTTTCTTTAGACCCGGGATCATTTCGTCTTTACCGCTGTTGCGCATTTTTAGGTGGTAGATCAGCACGTCATCGGTCAGATCTTCCAATTTACCTTCATAACCTGCTTCGTTCGCCAGCTTCATGATGAATTGTAGCAAGTTCATTTCTTGGTCTTTGTGCCACTCAGGCTCGAGTAGCTCAAGCAGCTCTTCAATACGATGACACTTCATTTCTTTCTCCACATAATTTATAGGTGTTATTTGCTACTAAAGGTATCAAATTGCTCGGCGAACACCAAATAGGAAAAGGGTAGAGAGAAAAGAAAAAAGCGCGGTGGTTGCCGCGCTTTTTAATTAAGCTGCTTTGATAACTTTGTTTGGAACACTTGGCATAATCGCTGTTTTCTCAACCAGAGTCATTGCTGGCGCAACTTGTTTTGCCTTTGGCGCAGCAGTGAAACCACTGCGACGGCGCATTGCACTACGATTTGTATGTGCGAACCTGACTGTTGTTGGGCGCATTTAGATACCTAACTGCCAGGCATATCCATTGCCGATGTAATGGCCTGAGTCACTATGAGTTGAGCTTCAACTGCTTGAAGGGTGGCTCTGCTGGCTTTCGCCAATCCAAATAATGAATCAGGAATAACGATATGCATGCATATCATGTATAGGTTAGCATTCCTGCCATAATTGGTCGATAGTTGAGCAGTTGAATTGTATGGATTTTATGGTTTTTAGTGCGAAATCGAGACGAATTTTGTTTTGATCCGGTGATCAGCAGTAGTAGTATGAGATTTCTACAAAGGAGGTGCATATGTCATTTTTGAAGAAGACACTTGCGAGCTTTGGGATTGGCAGTGCGAAGGTTGACTCGATCCTGAACCAAGACGTGCTGTATCCGGGTCAAAGCGTGGATGTTTCAATCCATGTTTATGGCGGCGCAACGGAACAAGCGATCGATAACATCGATCTTAAGCTTTGCTGTCGTTACATCGCAGAAGCACCAGATGATCGTGGGGCGCGAGAAGGACACAGTATGCGTCGTGAACCGCAAACGCATGTGCTGGCCAAGTGGAACCTCCCGTACGCATTTACCATCCATCCGGGTGAAGATCGCACCTTTGCGGTCAAACTCGATGTGCCTTGGAACACCCCTGTCACCATCGGTGATGCCAAAGTTTGGTTAGAAACCGGCTTAGACGTTGCGATGGCGCTCGACCCAACCGACAAAGACATTCTTACCGTTAGACCCGATCCACTCATGGATGCCGTTTTGTCTGCTTTTGAATCACAAGGTTTACGCATTCGCCAAGTAGAGTGCGAAGAAGTCAAAGGCTTCGATCTACCATTTGTGCAAGAGTTTGAAATGGTGCCAACCGATGGCCCATATCATGGCGTATGGCGAGAGTTGGAATTTGTTGCTCATCGTGACGAGCAAAATCTCAAACTGTGGTTTGAAGTTGACCGTACTCGTACTGGTGCAAGTGGCATGCTGGCAAGTTTATTGGGAAGCGGAAAACTCAAACGTGAGCTGAGCATTCCGGTAAACACCAAACTGGACGAAGTTGGCTCGCTGATCCTCAATTACCTCGAACGAACCACGGCTGCCCACGAGTCTTAATTTAAGCTTACACGTGTACGCTTAATGTGCCATACTAGGGTTAATATTCAAAACTCTAGTAAAGGCGCGTTCATGTCCTCACCACAGAAAGCACAATACAGTCAGGGCGAAGAGCTAGCCAACTCCATTACTCATGGTATTGGAATGATCTTCGGTATTGTCGGTTTGGTTCTGCTTCTTATCAAAGCCGTCGATCATCAAGCAGACACACTGACCATTACCAGTATGGCGATCTATGGTTCTAGCATGATTGTGCTATTTCTGGCATCCACGCTCTACCATGCTATCCCATACCCTAAAGCCAAGCGTTGGCTGAAAACCTTCGACCACTGCGCCATCTATCTTTTGATTGCGGGTAGCTACACACCATTCTTGTTAGTAAGTCTGCGCACACCGTTGGCGATTGGGTTGATGATTGTGATTTGGACCATCGCGCTGATCGGCATCATCATGAAAGTCGCGTTTGTCTATCGATTCAAAAAATTGTCTTTGATGACGTATCTGGTGATGGGCTGGTTATCATTGATTGTGATTTACCAACTGGCGATAAATCTGGATATTGGTGGTTTGACGCTTTTAGCCGTGGGTGGGTTGGTGTATTCGATAGGGGTGATTTTCTACGTTGCCAAGCGAATCCCATTTAATCACGCAATTTGGCACGGCTTTGTGTTGGCGGGTTGTGTGTGTCACTTCTTCGCGATTTATTACTTTGTCGAGCCTATCTAGCTGATAGAGATAAACCCGACAAAGCATGTCTTGTCGTATTAGCGTGTTTTGACTTCTAATACTTCTGCTGAGAACTGGTATTGCTGCGATTGTGGCACTGCCAATTTGATCGCTTTACCTTGCTCGGCCTGTTGTGGGCGAAGGTAGGTATCTGCCAAACGTTTGATAGATTGCCAAACTGCGACGCTTTGTTTCGTCAATGGTTTGCCAGCCATATCGAATACCTGTA is drawn from Vibrio campbellii CAIM 519 = NBRC 15631 = ATCC 25920 and contains these coding sequences:
- a CDS encoding acyltransferase, encoding MLTYLLLIFNASFVIINSAVCSIAICIIAIFKLLLPTAKLKAKGTEAANKMMWVWATVNAGILALFNRVEWDIQGGENLKKDGWYLLISNHLSWTDIVVLCCVFKDRIPMPKFFLKQQLLYVPFIGMACWALDMPFMRRYSREYLIRNPHKRGQDLQTTRRSCAKFKHTPTTVVNYVEGTRFTEEKQRKSRAGYQHLLQPKSGGIAYTLAAMGDQFENIIDVTLAYPENTNKPFKDMMMGRMTKIVVRVNVLPVDERVLGDYFNDKPYKRQFQQWLGDVWQEKDQLLQDIHK
- a CDS encoding serine/threonine protein kinase, with amino-acid sequence MSQGTFNFDALTPDFMWYALESIGIRAESGFLALNSYENRVYQFTDEERQRYVVKFYRPERWSNEQIQEEHDFTLELIDNEIPVVPPVLINGETLHHYQGYGFALFESVGGRQYEVDNLDQLEGVGRFLGRIHKVGSRKAFQHRPTIGLQEYLYQPREILQNANMIPMHLENSFFNDLDMLIKSIENYWQEGFNAIRLHGDCHPGNILWRDGPMFVDLDDSRNGPAVQDLWMLLNGERQDKLMQLDIVLEGYQEFCDFNSAELKLIEPLRGLRMVHYMAWLAKRWHDPAFPLAFPWFNEPKYWEGQVLAFKEQIASLEEAPLSLMPQW
- the ilvG gene encoding acetolactate synthase 2 catalytic subunit — translated: MTGAELVVAALRQQGIETVFGYPGGAIMPIYDALYDGGVEHILCRHEQGAAMAAIGMARATQDVAVCMATSGPGATNLVTGLADAFLDSVPLVAITGQVASSHIGTDAFQEMDVIGMSLACTKHSYLVTEIEDLAPTLAEAFEVAKAGRPGPVIVDIAKDVQLAQAPTELLPPFVPPAAPLVTDADIKRAQEVLAASTRPVLYVGGGVQIAKATDSVREFLRLNPMPAVSTLKGLGTIERHDPHYLGMLGMHGTKAANLVVQECDLLIVVGARFDDRVTGKLDTFAPHAKVIHIDIDAAEIHKLRHANAPLRGEISKILPQLELTQDITPWVHHSESLRSGFKWRYDHPGELIYAPLLLKQLSDMMPDSSIVSTDVGQHQMWAAQHIQPRDPQNFITSAGLGTMGFGLPAAMGAAVARPDDQSILITGDGSFMMNVQELGTLKRRQIPVKIVLLNNQRLGMVRQWQSLFFDGRHSETILDDNPDFVMLAKAFDIPGKTITKKEEVEPALKEMLESKTSYMLHVLIDEEENVWPLVPPGASNSDMLENT
- a CDS encoding DUF2860 domain-containing protein, which encodes MNPRLAILPLAFIVSSAQAQLEETAGFSGEISLNAGFFSSESNFNTDGDSTIPSLNQRAESDESFIVAPLGSAAYTFGNKLNHQVYAGTTRSDIAIGTLAFQLGYKYQLASGTVLDFSYLPTILKGETWQDPYLTGQSRKTTDEGGNAFRFQINCFLDNNFNLDLAYADKDVEKDTVTDSSLLRDAKIYHIKGDYRIPLSRTSMLQPAFTYIHHDADGDAESYNSYGLDLSWFKFIQRHRIALTAGYAAKDFDAASTTFGKTRNDGTLSFFTAYEYKNVFDWQNWSFISLAGYSSTSSNITFYDEKEFLLSTGLSYSF
- a CDS encoding GGDEF domain-containing protein, whose amino-acid sequence is MHIDPNYASEQSLMSVLSQNFPGFIAVRKENGKHVALNQRYRAFFEEDILGVSIDTMIANCQNNDLCDLLMQCKRNDQALLDGNAPMRVDIETFQNHHFESMRYLTDVNGVRHIVLMAWDITARIEEQNRLKQSLHFDHLTGAMNKKALMSAVQKGCDCCLVAYLDLDKFKQVNDTYGHAIGDKVLVDFATLTMQQLGESGTLYRVGGDEFVIVFDCIQVSDARETLLQIRQAVESDIHLHGISFSFGLMACNDNLEQCLEDADKALYHDKHARKQG
- a CDS encoding thiol:disulfide interchange protein DsbA/DsbL, yielding MKKLFALFSMLMLSLSAHAAQFKEGEHYKVLDLEASKKPVVTEFFSFYCPHCNTFEPIIQQLKKQLPEGAKLQKNHVSFMGGNMGPSMSKAYATMVALKVEDKMVPVMFNRIHNMRKAPRDDAELRQIFLDEGVDAKKFDAAFKGFAVDSMVRRMDKQFENSGLTGVPAVIVNNKYLVQAQGIKSTEEYFALVDYLLTLK
- a CDS encoding YifB family Mg chelatase-like AAA ATPase, whose protein sequence is MGLAIIHSRASVGVQAPSVSVEVHISNGMPGFTLVGLPETTVKESKDRVRSAIVNSNFQFPAKRITVNLAPADLPKEGGRFDLPIALGILAASEQIATDKLKNYEFVGELALSGGLRTVKGVLPAALAANKKQRHLVVPHANGDQAALVGKEQHKSAQSLLEVCAELCGQHQLNLYQTPKKKELKAHGRDLQDIIGQQQGKRALEIAAAGNHNLLFLGPPGTGKTMLASRLCDLLPEMSDEEAMETASVASLTQSEINEHNWKTRPFRAPHHSSSMAALVGGGSVPRPGEISLAHNGLLFLDEMPEFDRKVLDSLREPLESGEIIISRAQGKTRFPARFQIVGALNPSPTGYYEGNQARTNPQAILRYLGRLSGPLLDRFDMSLEIPALPKGTLSEGGDRGEPTAIVKERVNQARDCMLARSGKVNALLGSREIEAFCPLQKSDAEFLENALHRLGLSIRAYHRIIKVARTIADLEGSPQIERTHLAEALGYRAMDRLLKQLTAQAV